A single genomic interval of Nostoc commune NIES-4072 harbors:
- the pds gene encoding 15-cis-phytoene desaturase gives MRVAIAGAGLAGLSCAKYLTDAGHTPIVLESRDVLGGLVAAWKDSDGDWYETGLHAFFGAYPNMLQLLKELGIEDRLQWKDHTLIFNQPDKPGTLSRFDVPDIPSPFNVIASILRNKDMLTWEQKIRFAVGLLPAVVRGQKYVEEMDKYSFLDWLKRQGVDERVTSDVFIAACKALTFINPDEVSATILLTALNRFLQERYGSKIAFLDGSPTERLCSPIVDYITERGGEVRLNAPLKEILLNADGTVKGYLIRGLNGAEDEVITADSYVSAMSVDPLKVMLPKPWKLMEFFQKLEGLEGVPVINLHLWFDRKLTEIDHLLFSRSPLLSVYADMSNTCREYANPNRSMLELVLAPAKDWIAKSDEEIVAATLAELEKLFPDHFGGDNPATLLKSHVVKTPRSVYKATPGRQQYRPAQVTPIANFYLAGSYTMQRYLGSMEGAVLSGKLTAQAISEALPVANSSNLQTLTRPPATNAATA, from the coding sequence ATGCGAGTAGCGATCGCGGGTGCTGGTCTAGCAGGACTTTCCTGCGCAAAATATCTCACGGACGCAGGTCACACTCCCATTGTCTTGGAAAGCCGGGACGTATTGGGTGGTCTTGTTGCGGCGTGGAAAGACTCTGACGGCGACTGGTACGAAACCGGGTTACACGCCTTCTTTGGAGCATATCCGAATATGCTCCAATTGCTCAAGGAGTTGGGCATTGAAGACAGACTCCAGTGGAAAGATCATACGTTGATTTTCAATCAACCAGACAAGCCTGGGACACTCTCACGTTTTGATGTTCCAGATATTCCATCTCCTTTCAACGTGATTGCATCGATTCTTCGCAACAAAGACATGTTGACTTGGGAGCAGAAGATTCGGTTTGCAGTTGGCCTCCTTCCAGCAGTGGTTCGGGGTCAGAAGTATGTTGAAGAGATGGATAAATACAGCTTCTTAGATTGGTTGAAAAGGCAAGGTGTTGACGAGCGGGTAACTAGTGACGTTTTTATTGCCGCATGTAAAGCACTCACCTTTATCAATCCTGATGAAGTATCGGCAACGATTCTGTTAACTGCACTGAATCGCTTTCTGCAAGAACGGTATGGCTCCAAGATTGCATTTTTGGATGGTTCTCCTACAGAACGTCTATGCAGCCCAATCGTAGATTACATCACAGAGCGCGGTGGAGAAGTGCGCTTGAATGCCCCCTTGAAAGAGATTTTGCTCAACGCCGATGGCACGGTAAAAGGATATTTGATTCGAGGCTTAAATGGGGCAGAAGATGAAGTTATCACAGCAGATTCGTATGTATCTGCGATGTCGGTTGACCCTTTAAAGGTCATGTTGCCTAAACCTTGGAAGCTTATGGAGTTTTTCCAGAAGCTAGAAGGCTTGGAAGGAGTACCAGTGATTAACCTGCATCTGTGGTTTGACCGGAAACTTACAGAAATTGATCACTTGCTTTTTTCGCGATCGCCCCTCCTAAGCGTTTATGCTGATATGAGCAATACCTGCCGTGAATACGCCAACCCCAATCGCTCAATGCTGGAATTAGTTCTAGCTCCGGCAAAAGATTGGATTGCCAAATCTGATGAGGAGATTGTGGCTGCAACGCTTGCTGAATTGGAAAAACTTTTCCCCGATCACTTTGGGGGAGACAATCCAGCAACATTGCTGAAATCTCATGTGGTGAAAACGCCGCGTTCAGTTTACAAAGCGACCCCTGGTCGTCAACAGTACCGTCCAGCACAAGTTACGCCCATTGCCAACTTCTATCTCGCTGGAAGTTATACCATGCAACGCTACTTAGGCAGTATGGAAGGTGCCGTACTTTCTGGTAAGCTGACAGCGCAGGCCATTTCTGAGGCTCTCCCGGTAGCAAATTCCTCAAACCTGCAAACGCTCACCCGACCGCCCGCAACGAATGCTGCAACTGCCTGA
- a CDS encoding sensor histidine kinase yields MKKPLSSPPHYVDDIDRLQPYQIKLMQHQEEPTHKLVEKINQIIANSPATALMLQDIAKLLGVVFQVDCCCLVSVTGETSDEAITTNWCADEYLGLPHPEEMFSMEQLLMHSPVLQCAAEPLTIEDISIIQNSLVIGCQYLPLSIKAVLAIPTRFGGNNNGVISLIKFQPYDWSESEKQLLKQVESACAIAFSRVAQAQLIAHQQQYLQKSNQYQSLIKQLTVLSRSNLELNQMLQLVITSTAESLQADRGLLILLKYTDPLFRTQAKKQIPKAKARVAGEWAKETQISRTTKPDTLEEDRSFLLSECGLCQRAFIDSAKPVIFDNYTEQNDTSLAARLFAIEQFPAVLLVPLESQGKILGFLVLQQAVTRSWQAAELNLVELVCAQVSNAIIQSQTLRQVQTLVDERTAKLQSSLELQAKLHERTRQYIEQLRQLNELKDEFLSNMSDRLRYPLTNMLMSIRNLRLPGIAPERQVRYMDILEQECTKEINLINDLLTLQKLESPHEAPQLESIDLNTRIQNIAASFEKKLAEKGLKISVDLPEESLKLQTEVESFDRILQELLTNACKYSQHDTIVHLEASHQVDQQIDQVIMKVTNTGHAISQEEATYIFDKFRRGKGRWTPGTGLGLALVKSLVQHLNGAIAVESLPISDSEQSEICFTLTLPQFSDESKP; encoded by the coding sequence ATGAAAAAGCCTTTATCGTCGCCGCCACATTATGTAGATGACATAGATCGACTACAACCTTACCAAATCAAGCTGATGCAGCATCAGGAAGAACCTACCCACAAGTTGGTAGAAAAGATTAACCAAATCATTGCCAATAGCCCCGCTACGGCCTTGATGCTGCAAGATATTGCTAAATTGCTAGGAGTTGTTTTTCAAGTAGATTGTTGCTGCTTGGTTTCAGTAACGGGGGAGACATCCGACGAAGCAATTACTACTAATTGGTGTGCTGATGAGTATTTAGGGTTACCACATCCAGAAGAGATGTTTTCGATGGAACAGTTGCTTATGCACTCGCCAGTGCTGCAATGTGCTGCTGAACCATTGACTATTGAAGATATTTCCATCATTCAGAACAGTCTGGTAATTGGGTGTCAATATTTGCCACTATCGATAAAAGCAGTTTTGGCAATTCCCACCCGGTTTGGTGGTAACAATAATGGCGTAATTAGTCTGATTAAATTCCAACCTTATGATTGGAGTGAATCAGAAAAACAACTGCTAAAACAGGTGGAGTCGGCTTGCGCGATCGCTTTTTCTCGCGTAGCACAAGCCCAACTAATTGCTCATCAACAACAGTATTTGCAAAAGAGCAATCAGTATCAAAGCTTGATCAAGCAACTAACAGTACTGAGCCGTAGCAACTTGGAGCTTAATCAAATGCTCCAGTTAGTAATCACCTCTACTGCCGAATCTCTACAGGCAGATCGCGGTTTGCTCATATTACTAAAATATACAGACCCACTATTTAGGACTCAAGCTAAAAAACAAATTCCAAAAGCGAAAGCTAGAGTGGCTGGTGAATGGGCTAAGGAAACCCAAATTTCTCGCACTACTAAACCAGATACCTTAGAAGAAGATCGGTCTTTCTTGCTATCGGAGTGTGGTTTATGCCAGCGCGCCTTCATAGATTCTGCCAAACCAGTAATCTTTGATAATTACACAGAGCAAAATGATACTTCGTTAGCTGCTCGATTATTTGCAATAGAGCAATTTCCTGCGGTCTTATTAGTGCCATTAGAGAGCCAAGGTAAAATCTTAGGATTCTTGGTGCTACAGCAAGCTGTTACTCGCAGTTGGCAAGCAGCAGAATTAAATCTTGTGGAACTGGTTTGTGCTCAAGTAAGTAACGCCATAATTCAGTCACAGACATTGCGCCAAGTGCAAACTTTGGTAGATGAGCGGACGGCGAAACTACAGAGTAGTTTAGAACTCCAGGCAAAGTTGCATGAAAGAACCCGGCAATATATTGAGCAACTGCGGCAACTCAATGAACTCAAAGATGAATTTTTGAGCAACATGAGCGATCGCCTGCGCTATCCTTTGACAAACATGCTGATGTCAATTCGGAACTTACGTTTGCCAGGAATCGCGCCAGAGCGTCAGGTTCGATACATGGATATCCTAGAGCAGGAATGTACAAAAGAAATTAACTTAATTAATGACTTGTTGACACTCCAGAAACTAGAGTCGCCTCACGAAGCCCCGCAATTAGAATCTATAGATTTAAATACTAGAATTCAGAATATAGCAGCATCTTTCGAGAAAAAACTCGCAGAGAAAGGATTAAAGATTTCTGTAGATTTACCAGAAGAATCATTAAAACTGCAAACTGAAGTGGAGAGTTTTGACCGCATCCTGCAAGAGTTGTTAACAAATGCCTGTAAATACTCACAGCATGATACCATTGTTCACCTTGAAGCCTCTCACCAAGTTGATCAGCAAATTGATCAAGTTATCATGAAGGTGACGAATACAGGACATGCCATCTCTCAAGAGGAGGCGACTTATATCTTTGACAAGTTCCGTCGCGGAAAAGGGCGCTGGACTCCAGGAACCGGCTTGGGACTTGCTTTAGTCAAGTCTTTAGTGCAGCATCTGAATGGAGCGATCGCAGTTGAAAGTCTGCCAATTTCGGATTCTGAACAGAGCGAAATTTGCTTTACCCTGACTCTGCCCCAATTTTCTGACGAAAGCAAACCATAA
- a CDS encoding polysaccharide deacetylase family protein, translated as MTNNSLKRQQIISFVAIASTITACSISPQLGLNKPLSKSHIGQVQAHPAKSQINAQLPPVKVENPTFTVPAKFQGKTVYKMQPSNNEKVIALSIDDGPWPKTTLEMLDILKQNDVKVTFFWVGQALQANPDIAKREVAEGHAIGNHTWHHWYRQMDEATAKSEIDRTADLIYKTTGVKTALFRPPGGFLNNGLAAYAKSQKDAVIMWSLTSADTDPHAKPQAFVNNVLKGAKPGSIVLMHDGGGDRQRTVQALPQIISGLKQQGYRFVTIPELLKMAQ; from the coding sequence GTGACAAACAACTCCCTCAAGCGACAACAGATAATTAGTTTTGTCGCGATCGCCTCTACGATTACAGCTTGTAGTATCAGTCCACAACTGGGGTTGAACAAGCCTTTAAGCAAAAGCCATATTGGACAAGTTCAAGCTCATCCAGCAAAGAGCCAAATTAATGCCCAACTACCGCCAGTCAAAGTAGAAAACCCTACTTTTACAGTCCCAGCTAAATTTCAGGGAAAAACAGTTTATAAGATGCAACCCAGCAATAACGAAAAGGTTATTGCTCTAAGCATTGATGATGGGCCGTGGCCAAAGACAACCCTAGAAATGCTAGATATCCTGAAGCAAAATGATGTTAAAGTGACATTCTTTTGGGTAGGGCAAGCCTTACAAGCAAATCCTGACATAGCCAAGCGTGAGGTAGCTGAGGGACACGCCATTGGCAACCATACTTGGCATCATTGGTATCGACAAATGGATGAAGCCACAGCCAAGAGTGAAATTGATCGCACAGCCGATCTGATATACAAAACTACAGGAGTGAAAACTGCTCTGTTTCGTCCTCCTGGAGGCTTTTTAAACAACGGACTAGCCGCTTACGCCAAAAGCCAGAAAGACGCTGTAATTATGTGGTCGCTAACTTCAGCCGATACTGATCCTCACGCCAAACCGCAAGCATTTGTCAATAATGTATTAAAAGGTGCGAAACCAGGTTCTATTGTTTTGATGCATGACGGTGGTGGCGATCGCCAAAGAACTGTACAAGCATTGCCACAAATCATCAGTGGACTCAAACAGCAAGGCTACCGATTTGTGACAATTCCCGAATTGTTAAAAATGGCGCAATAA
- a CDS encoding cation:proton antiporter, whose amino-acid sequence MEASFEITLQMAIAVLAGISAQVLAAYFRIPSIVLLLLLGILFGSDGIGLLHPHLLGTGLEVIVALATAIILFEGGLNLDLRELGRVSVSLQLLVTLGTLITLLGGSMAAHWLGEFPWNIAFLYASIVVVTGPTVVGPLLKQINVDRQVATLLEGEGVLIDPVGAILAFVVLDTILNGDADPINAIVGLVIRLGVGAAIGGAGGYLMSLIFKRADFLSFELKNLVVLAILWSLFTLSQMIRSESGVMTTVVAGSVFANSSVPEERLLRSFKSQLTILSVSVLFILLAADLSIASVLALGWGSLFTVLALMFVVRPINILLCTWNSDLNWRQKVFLSWVAPRGIVAASVASFFAISLTQRGINGGDSIKALVFLTIITTVVCQGLTAGWVARWLKITSKDATGAVIVGCNPLSLLIARFFQERGENVVMIDTDPERLVEAEAQNLRVIASSGLDAAVLEEAGLASMGTFLAMTSNGEVNFVLAQRASEEFNPPRVLAVFPRDPQASTSVSNKVSQAFIPDLAIKTWNEYLNDGRVKLGTTTLTESEFSSQNERIQEMIKTGALIPLVVERKERLQVMPAKYEWEIGDRIIYLLHDPRPKLLKRLSGATQSTRLSLEKLAEVEEVPLAKISQLFTTDTPGG is encoded by the coding sequence ATGGAAGCATCTTTTGAAATTACCCTACAGATGGCGATCGCCGTCCTTGCAGGCATTAGCGCCCAAGTGCTGGCTGCATACTTTCGGATACCCAGCATCGTTTTGTTATTGCTGTTGGGCATTCTCTTTGGCTCTGATGGCATCGGGCTGTTGCATCCCCATTTGCTAGGCACTGGATTGGAAGTTATTGTCGCCCTAGCAACGGCAATCATTTTGTTTGAAGGCGGACTTAACTTGGATCTGCGAGAGTTAGGTAGAGTTTCAGTCAGCTTACAATTGCTCGTCACTCTAGGAACGCTGATCACATTGCTTGGTGGGAGTATGGCTGCTCACTGGCTGGGTGAATTCCCCTGGAACATAGCTTTTCTCTATGCTTCCATAGTTGTGGTTACGGGGCCAACCGTCGTTGGCCCTTTGCTCAAACAAATCAATGTAGATCGGCAAGTAGCAACACTCCTAGAAGGAGAAGGGGTTTTAATTGACCCTGTAGGGGCTATCCTCGCCTTCGTCGTCCTTGACACGATTTTAAATGGCGATGCTGACCCCATTAATGCGATCGTCGGTTTGGTGATACGCCTGGGTGTTGGTGCGGCAATTGGTGGTGCTGGTGGTTATCTGATGAGTTTGATTTTCAAACGCGCTGATTTTCTGTCATTCGAGCTAAAAAACTTAGTGGTATTGGCGATCCTTTGGAGCCTGTTTACCTTATCGCAAATGATCCGCAGTGAATCGGGAGTAATGACAACAGTAGTTGCAGGATCAGTCTTTGCTAACTCCTCAGTTCCAGAAGAACGTCTGTTAAGGAGCTTTAAGAGTCAATTGACAATTCTCAGCGTCTCCGTGCTGTTCATTTTATTAGCTGCTGATTTATCCATTGCCAGTGTGTTGGCTTTGGGTTGGGGTAGTTTATTCACTGTTTTGGCATTAATGTTTGTCGTTCGCCCAATTAATATCCTCTTGTGTACCTGGAACAGTGACTTAAACTGGCGACAAAAAGTGTTTTTAAGCTGGGTTGCACCTAGAGGAATTGTTGCTGCCTCTGTCGCTTCTTTTTTTGCAATTTCGCTGACACAGCGCGGCATTAATGGCGGTGATTCCATCAAAGCTTTAGTTTTCCTGACAATTATCACGACTGTTGTCTGCCAAGGGCTAACAGCTGGCTGGGTTGCTAGATGGCTGAAAATCACCTCCAAAGATGCAACTGGGGCAGTGATTGTGGGTTGTAATCCTTTAAGTCTTTTAATTGCCCGCTTCTTTCAAGAACGGGGAGAAAACGTGGTTATGATTGATACTGACCCCGAACGTCTTGTGGAAGCCGAGGCGCAAAATCTGCGGGTGATTGCTAGCAGTGGGCTTGATGCTGCTGTTTTGGAAGAGGCAGGACTTGCCTCTATGGGTACTTTTTTGGCTATGACTAGTAATGGCGAGGTGAATTTTGTTTTAGCTCAACGAGCATCTGAGGAGTTTAATCCGCCGCGTGTCTTAGCTGTTTTCCCCCGCGATCCGCAAGCGAGTACTTCTGTTAGTAATAAAGTTAGTCAAGCTTTTATTCCAGACTTAGCAATTAAAACTTGGAATGAATATTTGAATGATGGGCGAGTCAAGTTAGGAACAACTACCCTAACTGAGTCAGAATTTTCTAGTCAAAATGAGCGTATCCAAGAAATGATTAAAACTGGGGCGTTGATACCCCTAGTTGTAGAACGAAAAGAACGCTTACAGGTAATGCCAGCAAAATACGAGTGGGAAATTGGCGATCGCATTATCTACTTGTTACACGATCCCAGACCTAAGCTTTTAAAACGCTTATCTGGTGCTACCCAGTCTACTCGCCTCTCTTTAGAAAAGTTAGCGGAAGTTGAAGAAGTCCCCCTCGCTAAGATATCTCAACTTTTTACTACTGACACTCCTGGGGGATAA
- the crtB gene encoding 15-cis-phytoene synthase CrtB, with protein sequence MLQLPDSPPRMKTLVSVDESYKLCRHLTAKYAKTFYLGTLLMSPVKRQSIWSIYAWCRRTDELVDGPASAITTPETLDLWEQQLESIFAGQPLENYDVALVDTLQRFPMDIQPFRDMIAGQRMDLYRSRYETFEDLYLYCYRVAGTVGLMSTAVMGVDSTIYTAPWQQNKQPYVPIEEAIALGIANQLTNILRDVGEDAKRGRIYIPLEDLEKFNYTEQDFFKGVVDDRWRALMRFQIERARQFYSTSDQGITYLASDARWPVWAASMLYGQILEVIERNDYDVFSQRAYVPQWKKLRTLPLAWMRSQVL encoded by the coding sequence ATGCTGCAACTGCCTGATTCCCCCCCGCGCATGAAAACGCTGGTCTCTGTAGACGAGTCATACAAACTTTGTCGGCATCTCACAGCAAAGTATGCCAAGACTTTTTACCTGGGTACTTTGCTAATGAGTCCGGTAAAGCGTCAATCTATTTGGTCAATTTACGCTTGGTGTCGCCGTACAGATGAATTGGTAGATGGGCCCGCATCTGCTATTACCACGCCAGAAACCCTAGACCTATGGGAACAGCAGCTGGAATCGATTTTTGCGGGACAACCATTAGAAAATTACGATGTCGCTTTAGTTGATACCCTCCAGCGCTTTCCGATGGACATTCAGCCCTTTCGGGATATGATTGCCGGTCAGCGCATGGACTTATATCGCAGTCGTTATGAAACCTTTGAGGATTTATACCTCTACTGTTACCGCGTTGCTGGCACTGTTGGTTTAATGTCAACAGCAGTTATGGGTGTAGATAGCACCATATACACCGCTCCGTGGCAGCAGAACAAACAACCTTATGTTCCCATAGAAGAAGCGATCGCTCTGGGAATTGCCAATCAACTCACCAACATCCTGCGGGATGTGGGAGAAGATGCCAAACGGGGGCGAATCTACATTCCCCTTGAGGACTTGGAAAAATTCAACTACACCGAGCAAGACTTCTTCAAAGGTGTGGTAGATGATCGTTGGCGGGCGCTGATGCGCTTTCAAATTGAACGGGCCCGTCAATTCTATAGCACATCCGACCAGGGAATTACTTATTTAGCATCTGATGCCCGTTGGCCTGTATGGGCAGCATCAATGCTGTATGGTCAGATTTTGGAGGTGATTGAACGCAACGATTATGATGTGTTCAGTCAACGGGCTTACGTTCCCCAGTGGAAAAAGTTACGCACTTTGCCCCTGGCTTGGATGCGATCGCAAGTCCTTTAA
- the nagZ gene encoding beta-N-acetylhexosaminidase — protein MPISQELKRFGHHLILGISGTTLSDDDKRALNELRPIGVIFFAKNFLDSTPYQVWLESFKNLNNQIREYTERDSMFMTLDHEGGRVIRTPLPITRFPHALLLRSHAREVAKATAVELKSLGINLSWAPVADIFSHPHNPVIGSRAFGNTPEIAAKDAREYYLGLQESGILGCAKHFPGHGDTSKDSHIELPILNLTLEDLRLRELIPFKALIEVQIPLIMTAHILFPKIDADVPATLSQAILKTILRKELGFEGVVVSDDLDMKAISDMFIKAGTVGQSFHAGCDLFIVSRNINSSSIERTYQIAEDFVDSLSKGSLDESVVEAAKERIDKLLAVTPQYPVNALDKDILLQHAQLAIASSYS, from the coding sequence ATGCCAATATCGCAGGAGCTAAAACGCTTTGGACATCACCTGATTCTAGGTATTTCTGGCACGACGTTAAGCGATGACGATAAACGCGCCCTCAATGAATTGAGACCGATTGGGGTGATCTTTTTTGCCAAGAACTTTTTGGATAGCACTCCATATCAAGTTTGGCTAGAAAGCTTCAAAAATTTAAACAATCAGATACGAGAATATACTGAACGTGATTCAATGTTTATGACTTTGGATCATGAAGGAGGTCGTGTGATTCGTACACCACTGCCGATTACGCGGTTTCCTCATGCGTTGTTGCTGCGATCGCACGCCCGCGAAGTAGCAAAAGCCACAGCAGTAGAATTAAAATCACTAGGAATAAATTTATCCTGGGCACCTGTAGCAGATATTTTTTCCCATCCCCACAACCCCGTCATTGGATCTCGTGCCTTTGGTAACACTCCCGAAATTGCTGCAAAAGATGCTCGTGAGTACTACCTTGGACTTCAAGAGTCAGGAATTTTGGGATGCGCCAAACATTTCCCCGGACATGGAGATACCAGCAAGGACTCTCACATTGAGCTACCAATACTGAATTTAACTTTAGAAGACCTGCGACTTCGAGAACTTATACCTTTCAAAGCCTTAATCGAAGTACAGATTCCTTTAATCATGACTGCCCATATTCTATTTCCTAAGATAGATGCTGATGTACCAGCAACGCTTTCTCAGGCTATTCTCAAAACCATCCTTAGAAAGGAACTTGGCTTTGAGGGAGTAGTTGTATCTGACGACTTAGATATGAAAGCGATCTCAGATATGTTTATTAAAGCTGGTACTGTAGGGCAGTCATTTCATGCAGGCTGCGACCTATTTATTGTCTCGCGTAATATTAATTCATCATCTATTGAAAGAACTTATCAAATTGCGGAGGATTTCGTTGATTCCCTTAGTAAGGGTAGCTTGGATGAATCAGTAGTGGAAGCAGCCAAAGAAAGAATTGATAAACTACTGGCAGTAACACCGCAATATCCCGTAAATGCTCTGGATAAAGATATATTATTGCAACATGCTCAACTAGCGATCGCTAGTTCCTATTCATAA
- a CDS encoding alr0857 family protein translates to MLKLTYTESSFYLECLTLSLEEWVAQRVILALRVGQSLCIEPSTASFLLPVDLPGVEVLKAEVKRDDGEIIALSTCDAEYMEVTLRGSWLLDSSKDAVGVFFTTMSDRAEFFLHKLWQESQGCASVMSE, encoded by the coding sequence ATGCTGAAATTAACTTACACAGAAAGCAGCTTTTATTTGGAATGTCTCACTCTGTCGCTAGAAGAATGGGTAGCGCAACGAGTGATTTTAGCCCTGCGAGTTGGGCAAAGTTTATGTATTGAACCCAGTACCGCTTCCTTTTTGCTTCCTGTTGATTTACCAGGAGTAGAAGTGCTTAAGGCTGAGGTAAAAAGGGATGACGGAGAAATTATTGCCCTCTCTACCTGCGATGCCGAATATATGGAAGTCACCCTGCGGGGTTCTTGGCTATTAGATAGTTCTAAGGATGCTGTAGGTGTGTTTTTCACCACTATGAGCGATCGCGCTGAGTTCTTCTTGCACAAACTCTGGCAAGAATCTCAAGGTTGTGCTTCTGTCATGAGCGAATAA
- a CDS encoding phytanoyl-CoA dioxygenase family protein has translation MSISLFNNYLDRIFSKFYNICYENYKGLTKNPRWLLMRKIARFKTGRTIMIFLLKSSKKLSSSVVNESNSCFTDVNVNVDDVVNTLQTEGLYLGINLPQEIVKEIVEFAYSTVCYGNRKTNMGFFYHQKEQAQLKSGKNFIIGSYFNTSLLCPAIKKLQNDPKLLAIATRYLNAQAVHQGNMMWWSFSGETTYHQKSQAAQLFHYDIDDYRFIKFFFYLTDVDDQSGPHICVRGSHNKKKLSYLWLRKRETDEEIIDYYGSESLVKICGKAGFGFVEDPLCFHKGITPTDKDRLILQIEFARTDYGMQHDFRASSLLKCI, from the coding sequence ATGTCTATAAGTTTATTCAACAACTATCTAGATAGAATTTTTTCCAAATTTTATAATATTTGTTATGAAAATTATAAAGGATTGACTAAAAATCCAAGATGGCTTTTAATGCGTAAAATTGCTCGATTTAAAACTGGGCGAACTATAATGATATTTTTGTTAAAATCCTCAAAAAAATTATCTTCATCAGTTGTTAATGAGAGCAATAGTTGTTTCACAGATGTGAATGTGAATGTAGACGACGTTGTTAACACCCTCCAAACTGAAGGATTATATTTGGGAATTAATTTACCCCAAGAGATTGTTAAAGAAATAGTCGAATTTGCTTATTCAACAGTTTGCTATGGGAATCGAAAAACAAATATGGGTTTCTTTTATCATCAAAAGGAACAAGCTCAACTCAAGTCAGGAAAAAATTTTATAATCGGTAGTTATTTTAATACATCTTTGCTTTGCCCTGCTATAAAAAAACTTCAAAATGATCCAAAGTTATTGGCAATAGCTACTAGATATTTAAACGCTCAAGCAGTACATCAAGGGAATATGATGTGGTGGAGTTTTTCAGGAGAAACAACGTATCATCAAAAAAGCCAAGCTGCTCAATTGTTTCATTACGATATAGACGATTATCGGTTTATAAAATTTTTCTTTTATTTGACTGATGTAGATGATCAAAGCGGGCCTCATATCTGTGTTCGTGGTAGTCACAATAAGAAGAAGCTGTCATATCTTTGGCTACGTAAACGAGAGACAGATGAAGAAATCATCGATTATTATGGTTCTGAATCTTTAGTAAAGATTTGTGGCAAAGCTGGTTTTGGATTTGTGGAAGATCCGCTTTGTTTTCATAAAGGAATTACTCCTACTGATAAAGACCGTTTAATATTACAAATAGAATTTGCCCGAACTGACTATGGAATGCAGCACGACTTTCGAGCCTCTTCTCTACTAAAATGTATTTAG
- a CDS encoding HNH endonuclease: MQVLEQSVVVFSQNYLPLCRINIKRAIVLLLTDKAQPLGFTTEAGWRVHSPSLVIDVPKHIRLTISSNERMWKIPPVNRREVLRRDHHTCQYCGSGKHLTLDHVMPRSRGGSHTWDNVATACERCNSRKGDRTLFEAGMQLRTKPKAPIHPAISFAEQFWIDMQGSLE, encoded by the coding sequence ATGCAAGTGTTAGAGCAATCTGTGGTGGTGTTTTCTCAAAATTACTTGCCACTGTGTCGGATCAATATCAAGCGGGCGATTGTGCTGTTACTAACAGACAAAGCTCAACCGCTAGGTTTTACCACAGAAGCCGGATGGCGAGTTCACTCACCCAGTTTGGTAATTGATGTGCCAAAACACATTCGCTTAACAATTAGTTCTAATGAGCGGATGTGGAAAATTCCGCCAGTGAATCGGCGGGAAGTGTTGCGACGAGATCATCACACTTGCCAATACTGCGGTAGCGGCAAACATCTAACGCTAGATCATGTGATGCCGCGATCAAGAGGCGGTTCTCACACTTGGGATAACGTAGCCACAGCTTGTGAAAGATGTAACTCCCGTAAAGGCGATCGCACCCTGTTTGAGGCTGGTATGCAACTGCGTACCAAGCCAAAAGCACCAATCCACCCCGCGATTTCTTTTGCCGAACAGTTTTGGATAGATATGCAAGGAAGCCTGGAATAA
- a CDS encoding SRPBCC family protein, with the protein MTKQQNTTENLDSQSLSDDINLEGDLTVDAVVAANVEVQIEKIAERQRQITAKVQIPQPVEQIWKVLTDYEALPDFLPNLAKSRLIDHPNGGIRLEQVGSQRLLNFNFSARVVLDLEEYFPKEINFRMVEGDFKGFSGSWCLEPYSLGEYVGTNLCYTIQVWPKLTMPVGIIENRLSKDLRSNLLAIHQRVEELAKH; encoded by the coding sequence GTGACTAAACAACAGAACACAACAGAGAACCTTGATTCCCAGTCTCTTAGTGATGATATTAACCTCGAAGGGGATTTGACTGTTGATGCAGTCGTGGCAGCTAATGTAGAAGTTCAAATTGAGAAAATAGCAGAGCGACAGCGACAAATCACCGCCAAAGTCCAAATTCCCCAACCAGTGGAACAAATCTGGAAGGTTCTGACAGATTATGAAGCCTTGCCTGACTTTCTCCCCAACCTTGCCAAGAGTCGTCTAATCGACCATCCCAATGGTGGTATTCGACTGGAGCAAGTAGGCTCCCAACGCTTACTAAATTTCAACTTTAGTGCGCGGGTAGTTCTGGATTTGGAAGAATACTTCCCCAAAGAAATTAACTTCCGCATGGTGGAGGGAGATTTTAAAGGCTTTTCTGGTAGCTGGTGTTTAGAACCTTATTCTCTTGGTGAGTATGTAGGAACTAATCTTTGCTACACAATTCAAGTTTGGCCTAAACTGACTATGCCAGTGGGAATCATTGAAAACCGCCTGAGTAAAGACTTGCGGTCAAATCTTCTGGCTATTCACCAACGTGTAGAAGAGTTAGCCAAGCATTGA